From a region of the Primulina eburnea isolate SZY01 chromosome 7, ASM2296580v1, whole genome shotgun sequence genome:
- the LOC140836923 gene encoding small ubiquitin-related modifier 1-like has translation MSTPGQEEEKNPSDSSVHINLKVKDQDGNEIYFKIKRNTQLKKLMNIYCEKKLEDPNFFTFLFDGHRIHGEHTPDELKMEDGDEIDFMKNPMGGARA, from the exons ATGTCGACTCCCGgtcaagaagaagaaaaaaatccCAGCGATTCATCGGTTCATATAAATCTTAAAGTCAAGGACCAG GATGGAAATGAAATCTACTTCAAGATTAAGAGAAACACTCAACTCAAGAAACTCATGAACATTTATTGTGAGAAAAAATTAGAGGATCCAAACTTTTTTACATTTCTATTTGATGGTCATCGAATCCATGGAGAACACACCCCTGATGAG TTGAAAATGGAAGACGGTGATGAGATAGATTTTATGAAGAACCCGATGGGAGGCGCTCGTGCATAA
- the LOC140836922 gene encoding glucan endo-1,3-beta-glucosidase 12-like, with the protein MESSNYFSNSLFSLFFVLPFLRYALCDSGTVGINYGRIADNLPSPPQVVQLLRGQGITKVKLYDTDSTVLSALSGSGISVIVALPNEQLASAAAGQSFTDSWIQSNILAYHPNTQIEAIAVGNEVFVDPQNTTVFLVPAMKNVYASLAKFGVASSIKVSSPIALSALQTSYPSSSGSFKSDLVEPVIKPMLNFLKQTGSYLMVNAYPFFAYTANTDTISLDYALFRNNPGVVDQKNGLVYKSLFDAQLDAVYAAMSAIGFNDIKMVVSETGWPSKGDENEIGASEPNAAAYNGNLVRRVLSGGGTPLRPNEPIDVYLFALFNENQKNGPTSERNYGLFYPNEQKVYDIPLTTEGLSMNNESKSQVVAKPPSSGGDTGDFSTSTVGQTWCVANEQAGEKKLQAALDYACGEGGADCRPIQPGAACYNPKNLVAHASYAFNSFYQRNGRGSWTCDFAGAAYVVTQSPKFGSCKFPTAG; encoded by the exons ATGGAATCCTCAAATTACTTCTCCAATTCTctcttttcattgtttttcgTACTCCCATTTCTCCGATATGCCCTCTGCGACTCCGGTACCGTAGGGATCAACTACGGCCGCATCGCCGACAACCTCCCGTCGCCGCCCCAAGTGGTGCAACTTCTCCGAGGACAAGGCATCACCAAAGTTAAGCTCTATGACACAGATTCCACCGTCCTCTCCGCACTCTCGGGTTCCGGCATCTCTGTGATTGTCGCGCTTCCCAACGAGCAGCTCGCCTCCGCTGCAGCCGGTCAATCTTTTACCGACTCGTGGATCCAATCAAATATCCTCGCCTACCATCCTAATACTCAGATCGAGGCCATTGCTGTTGGCAATGAGGTTTTCGTGGATCCACAAAATACGACCGTTTTCCTCGTGCCAGCCATGAAAAACGTGTATGCTTCACTCGCTAAATTTGGTGTGGCTTCGTCCATCAAAGTTTCTTCTCCAATCGCCCTCAGTGCGCTCCAGACGTCCTACCCTTCATCATCTGGTTCTTTCAAATCAGACCTCGTCGAGCCGGTCATCAAACCCATGTTGAATTTCCTTAAACAAACGGGTTCTTATTTAATGGTGAACGCCTACCCGTTTTTCGCGTACACGGCGAATACAGACACCATTTCTTTAGATTACGCCTTGTTCCGCAACAACCCCGGCGTTGTAGACCAGAAAAATGGGCTCGTTTACAAAAGCTTGTTCGATGCCCAGCTCGACGCCGTTTACGCGGCGATGAGTGCTATAGGATTCAACGACATCAAAATGGTGGTTTCTGAAACAGGGTGGCCATCGAAAGGCGACGAAAATGAAATCGGTGCAAGTGAACCAAACGCAGCTGCTTACAACGGGAACCTGGTGCGCAGAGTGCTCAGTGGCGGCGGGACCCCCCTTCGGCCCAACGAGCCAATCGACGTCTACTTATTCGCCCTCTTCAACGAAAACCAGAAGAACGGGCCCACCTCCGAAAGAAACTACGGGCTCTTTTACCCGAACGAGCAAAAAGTGTACGATATCCCTCTCACGACCGAGGGCCTCAGCATGAACAACGAAAGTAAAAGCCAGGTGGTGGCGAAGCCTCCGAGCAGCGGTGGAGACACAGGGGACTTCTCCACCAGTACAGTCGGTCAGACGTGGTGCGTGGCTAACGAACAGGCGGGGGAGAAGAAATTGCAGGCGGCGTTGGATTATGCTTGTGGCGAAGGAGGCGCAGATTGCCGGCCGATTCAGCCAGGCGCAGCGTGTTACAACCCGAAGAACCTTGTGGCACACGCCTCGTATGCATTCAACAGCTTCTACCAGAGAAATGGTCGGGGCAGTTGGACCTGCGATTTCGCCGGCGCCGCCTACGTCGTTACTCAGTCTCCAA AATTTGGTAGCTGCAAGTTCCCTACTGCTGGGTGA
- the LOC140836927 gene encoding GDP-L-galactose phosphorylase 2-like codes for MMLRIKRVPTVVSNYQKEEMEDGVRHAGGCGRNCLRSCCLPGAKLPLYAFKKTNKVDPEKALFGSEKKKEPPVEFLNSLLLGEWEERMQRGLFRYDVTACETKVIPGDYGFIAQLNEGRHLKKRPTEFRVDKVLQPFDENKFNFTKVGQEEVLFQFEASEDDEVQFFPYAPIDIDNSPSVVAINVSPIEYGHVLLIPRILECLPQRIDRESFLLALYMAVEAGNPYFRVGYNSLGAFATINHLHFQAYYLATPFPIERAPSKKIVTTKDAVKISDILDYPVRGLVFEGGNSLEDLSNAVSDACICLQENNIPHNVLIADSGKRIFLFPQCYAEKQALGEVSSELLDTQVNPAVWEISGHMVLKRKKDYDEASNENAWRLLAEVSLSEERIQEVKELMFEAICCYLDKGDTAIQTTTDEESPDAPQTHDGDTLLGSHLALVPV; via the exons ATGATGCTAAGGATTAAGAGGGTTCCTACTGTTGTCTCCAACTACCAAAAGGAAGAGATGGAGGATGGCGTCCGTCATGCCGGCGGCTGTGGCCGCAATTGCCTCAGAAGCTGCTGCCTTCCAG GGGCGAAGCTGCCGTTGTATGCTTTTAAGAAGACGAACAAGGTGGACCCTGAAAAGGCTTTGTTCGGCTCTGAGAAGAAGAAAGAGCCTCCAGTTGAATTTTTGAACTCCCTTCTTCTTGGGGAG TGGGAGGAGCGTATGCAGAGAGGTCTCTTTCGCTATGATGTCACTGCTTGCGAAACTAAG GTGATTCCTGGCGATTATGGATTCATTGCCCAGCTGAATGAGGGCAGGCACCTCAAGAAGAGGCCGACGGAGTTTCGTGTGGATAAGGTCTTGCAGCCCTTTGATGAGAACAAGTTCAACTTTACTAAGGTTGGCCAAGAAGAAGTGCTCTTCCAGTTCGAGGCCAGTGAGGATGATGAAGTCCAGTTCTTTCCATATGCACCGATCGATATTGATAACTCGCCTAGTGTTGTTGCCATTAAT GTTAGCCCGATTGAATATGGCCATGTACTGCTTATCCCTCGAATTCTGGAATGCTTGCCACAGAGGATTGACCGGGAGAGCTTCTTGCTTGCTCTTTACATGGCTGTGGAAGCGGGGAACCCTTACTTCCGTGTGGGCTACAATAGCTTGGGTGCTTTTGCGACCATTAATCATCTCCATTTTCAGGCCTATTATTTGGCCACACCTTTTCCCATCGAAAGGGCTCCTTCCAAGAAGATTGTCACCACAAAGGATGCAGTGAAAATCTCAGATATCCTTGATTATCCGGTGCGAGGTCTTGTGTTCGAGGGTGGAAATAGTTTGGAAGATTTATCAAATGCTGTGTCAGACGCTTGCATTTGCTTGCAAGAGAACAACATTCCTCACAATGTACTTATCGCTGATTCTGGGAAGCGAATCTTCCTCTTTCCCCAG TGCTATGCTGAGAAACAGGCACTCGGAGAAGTGAGTTCTGAGCTACTCGACACTCAAGTGAATCCAGCAGTTTGGGAGATAAGTGGACATATGGTGctgaaaagaaagaaagattaTGATGAGGCGTCCAATGAAAATGCTTGGAGACTATTGGCTGAGGTCTCTCTCTCTGAAGAGAGAATCCAAGAAGTGAAGGAGCTTATGTTTGAAGCCATTTGCTGCTATCTTGACAAGGGCGATACCGCCATTCAGACCACCACCGATGAAGAGTCCCCCGATGCCCCACAAACTCATGATGGAGATACCCTTCTAGGCTCCCACCTTGCGTTGGTGCCTGTGTAG